The sequence AGTAGATGTAGAAGTACTTGTTGAAGTGGAAGTACTTGTTGAAGTGGAAGTAGATGTAGAAGTGCTTGTTGATGTAGAGGTACTTGTTGAAGTGGAAGTAGATGTAGAAGTGCTTGTAGATGTAGAAGTACTTGTTGAAGTGGAAGTAGATGTAGAAGTGCTTGTTGATGTAGAAGTACTTGTTGAAGTGGAAGTAGATGTAGAAGTCTTGTTTGAAGTGGAAGTACTTGTTGAAGTGGAAGTAGATGTAGAAGTGCTTGTTGATGTAGAAGTGCTTGTTGATGTAGAAGTGCTTGTTGATGTAGAAGTACTTGTTGAAGTGGAAGTAGATGTAGAAGTGCTTGTTGATGTAGAAGTGCTTGTTGATGTAGAGGTACTTGTTGAAGTGGAAGTAGATGTAGAAGTGCTTGTTGATGTAGAGGTACTTGTTGAAGTGGAAGTACTTGtcgatgtagatgtagatgtagaagtGCGTGTTGTAGTGGAAgtagttgttgatgttgatgtggtgGTAGATGTAGACATACTTGTAGTGGATGTTGTAGTTGAACTTGATGAAAAAGTTGATGTAGATGTTGAAATTTTGGTAGATGTAGTTGAcaagatacatatacattctgAAGTAACTGTTGACGTGGAGGTACTAGACATTGTGGAAGTTATTGTTGACGTGGAGGTCCTTCTTGTGGAAGTACTTGTTGATGTGGATGTAGATGTAGAAGTGCTTGTTGAAGTGGAAGTAGATGTAGAAGTgcttgttgatgttgatgtagaTGTGCTTGTTGAAGTGGATGTGCTTGTTGAAGTTGAAGTGCTTGATGATGTGAAGTAGATGTAGAAGTGCTTGTTGATGTAGAGGTACTTGTTGATGTAGAAGTGCTTGTTGATGTAGAAGTGCTTGTTGATGTAGAAGTGCTCGTTGATGTAGAGGTACTTGTTGAAGTGGAAGTAGATGTAGAAGTGCTTGTAGTTGACAAGTACATATACATTCTGAAGTAATGTTGACGTGGAGGTACTGAGGACATTGTGGAAGTTTGTTGACGTGGAGGTCCTTCTTGTGGAAGTACTTGTTGATGTGGATGTAGATGTAGAAGTGCTTGTTGAAGTGGAAGTAGATGTAGAAGTgcttgttgatgttgatgtagaTGTGCTTGTTGAAGTGGATGTGCTTGTTGAAGTTGAAGTGCTTGTTGAAGTGGAAGTAGATGTAGAGGTGCTTGTTGATGTAGAGGTACTTGTGAAGTACTTTTGATGTGAAGTGCTTGTGATGTAGAAGGTACTTGTTGAAGTGGAAGTAGATGTAGAGGTACTTGTTGAAGTGGAAGTAGATGTAGAAGTGCTTGTTGATGTAGATGTACTTGTTGAAGTGGAAGTACTTGtcgatgtagatgtagatgtagaagtGCGTGTTGTAGTGGAAgtagttgttgatgttgatgtggtgGTAGATGTAGACATACTTGTAGTGGATGTTGTAGTTGAACTTGATGAAAAAGTTGATGTAGATGTTGAATTGTGGTAGATGTAGTTGATCAGATACATATGCTTCTGAAGTGACTGTTGACGTGGAGGTACTAGACATTGTGGAAGTATGTGTTGACGGGAGGTCCTTCTTGTGGAAGTACTTGTTGATGTGGATGTAGATGTAGAAGTGCTTGTTGAAGTGGAGGTACTTGTTGATGTAGAAGTGCTTGTTGATGTAGAAGTGCTCGTTGATGTAGAGGTACTTGTTGAAGTGGAAGTAGTTGTTGATGTTGAGTGGTTGGTAGATGTAGACATCTTGTAGTGGATGTTTGTAGTTGAATTGATGAAAAGTTGATGTAGATGTGAAATTTTGGTAGATGTAGTTGACAAGATAATAGTACATTCTGAAAGTAACTGTTGAGTGGAGGTACTAGACATTGTGGAAGTTTATTGTTGAGTGGAGTCCTTCTTGTGAAGACTTTTGATGTGGATGTAGATGTAGAAGTGCTTGTTGAAGTGGAAGTAGATGTAGAAGGCTTGTTGATGTTGAGTAGATGTGCTTGTTGAAGTGGATGTGCTTGTTGAAGTTGAATGCTTGATGATTGAGGTACTTGTAGAAGTACTTGTTGATGTAGAAGTGCTTGTTGATGTAGAAGTACTTGTTGAAGTGGAAGTAGATGTAGAAGTACTTGTTGAAGTGGAAGTAGAGAAGTGCTTGTTGATGTAGATGTACTTGTTGAAGTGGAAGTACTTGtcgatgtagatgtagatgtagaagtGCGTGTTGTAGTGGAAgtagttgttgatgttgatgtggtgGTAGATGTAGACATACTTGTAGTGGATGTTGTAGTTGAACTTGATGAAAAAGTTGATGTAGATGTTGAAATTTTGGTAGATGTAGTTGAcaagatacatatacattctgAAGTAACTGTTGACGTGGAGGTACTAGACATTGTGGAAGTTATTGTTGACGTGGAGGTCCTTCTTGTGGAAGTACTTGATGATGTTGAAGTAGATGTAGAAGTGCTTGTTGTAGTCGAAGTACTTGTCGATGTAGAAGTGCTTGTTGTAGTAGAGGTACTTGTTGATGTAGAAGTGCTTGTTGATGTAGAAGTGCTTGTTGATGTAGAAGTCGATGTAGAGGTACTTGTTGATGTGGAAGTGCTTGTTGATGTGGAAGTAGATGTAGATGTGCTTGTTGAAGTTGTGGTAGTGGTAGATGTAGAAGTAgttgatgtagatgtagatgaagaAGTGCTTGTTGTAGTGGATGTACTTGATGTTGAAGTacttgtagatgtagatgtagatgtacttGACGGCATGCATATACAGTCATTAATGCTTGATGGCGTAGTAGTGCTTGTAGTTGTAGTTGAGCAAGCGGGATCCTGTATGAAGTCGATGTCCGCCGTCCATCCCGGCATGAAGTTTCGATCAGTTTTGAAATAAAGTATAATCTCGTTCGTTGTGGATGTGACAGTATGTCCGTCTAGATCGGTGCCGCAGTACCTGTAAGATCATCTAAgaatttttgtctgtttttatccGAGCAGCTGTTCTCTGCAAGAGTTTAACCGGCatattgtaaatttatatgtacGGCTAAAAGGATAAACCGCCATTCGCTCAGTCTTACTCTCACCTCATTTGAAGACAGTGAGATCGAAGGTGATAAGTTACTTTTGTGTTTTACTTCCATATTTTTTCATTGAGAACTGTCATGATCTgagtatataacataattttacgACATTTTCTTAATCACCAACAGGAGAACTATTGTTTTCTCTAGCTATTAAGGGATATACGATGGAAATACAGAGTGATATAATGCAGCTCACCAATCACCATCAGTCATATCGTCTTTGCGAATCTCTAATCCGTCGTACCAACAAATCTTGACGATGGTTGATGGATCAACGTAATGATCCGTCCTTTCATAAATATTGAAAGTCGTGAAAGATACATTGACTAAGTAACATCCAGGCGCTTGGATTACCTTGGTAAATTTCACCTCTGAAATGTAAATGTGTAAAGCATTTTCAGTTTATCATtacttaataaacaaaaaataattcagaaaataaaatgaaatcaccactaaaaattatattttaactttCTAACAtgcttattattttacttaatctTTGCGAGAATAAAagacgcatatatgcatatatacatatatgaacacacacacacacataaaacacacacacacaccacaccacacccacacaatatgtgtgtggtgaaaaaaaaaaaaaatatatatatatatatataataaatataaaatatataatatatatatatatatatatatatatatatatatatatatttgtatatatacacatatatatacatatatatgtatataaatatatatgtatatgtatgtataaatatatatagatatacatacataaatacatatgtatatatatgtatcatcataatcatcaaggggttaacgccgacaggggcgcatggccgcatccacccttcgcttccagccacgaggatccctcgaggcgagtctccaggcaggctcacggcccatctctaattcctcgcgacaggtctcgtcgagctgcccaagccatgatctcctaggtcgtcccacaggcctcctccacccagggttgtctcgcagagagacaacctgatgggcagggtcgtccactgggaagtgagctaggtggccatatagcctgagttggcgatcctggattatgcaagtaacaggtcccatgccagtctcatggtgtaaccgccggttggccacgtggtcctgccaactgtaccccatgatccggtgaagggacttgttacaaaaggcatcaaggcgagattccaagacactgcatagcgtccaggtttcgcttccatagagcaaaactggcagtatcaaggccttgaagacacgcagcttggtccttctgcataggtaccgacatctccaaacactcttgttgagttcatgactcctgttgccagaccaatccatctactgacttcctggtctgacagcccagagatatggactacgctaccaaggtatgtaaaactttctgtaacttcaacgtccttgctaCAAGCAAGGATCgactaaacgggttcccctaacaggcccccaaagtcctggatcttggtcttggtccaggagacctctaggcctaggggcttcgcctcattgctaaatgcatcaagagctgccacaagtgactccaaggactcagataggatggcaacgtcgtcggcaaagtcaaggtctgagaccttaatattgtccagtgttgctccacactgacttcggctagtagctctgcccattatccagtccatacaagtgttgaaaagtgttggtgcaagaacacagccttacctcacccctgaattatcagggtagaagttcgacatacccccaccacactttacagcacttttagtaccagtataaaggcttgctatcaggccaataatctgtgttggaattccccttagcctcaggatctcccaaagcgattcccgatgcaccgagtcaaacgccttcttgagatcaatgtaggctgcaagcaacccacatccaaactcacgacggcgttctacaattactcgaagcgctagtatacggtctatcgtggacttgccaggagtaaacccagactgctccggtctctgatgcctcagtagtgtggatgcggatccgtttcagaagaatgtgggcaagaaccttgcctggtatgctgagcagtgtaatgccacggtagttgctacaatcccagcgatcccctttccccttccagagagggatgaccacgcctctcaacaggtcaggggggaaaggtaccagactgccaaatggcagtcaggactgtatgcaggccccgagccataggttcaccccagcctttagcagttcagcagggaaatcactatgcctgcagctttcccactcttcagcttggaaatcgccagcctaacctctgttagggtaggaggttcctcgctgatgggtgggtccggcacaggcactgagacatcacttacatccaagctaactgttggagggtctacctggtacaactgttcaaaatacacagcccaacgttcatgaaccctaGCATGATCTGAGaagatccgtccatccgctgatcggactgcagtcatctgtgaggagggcttagagttcagttttctcagggcttggtaggcagggcgaaggtcatttaccaagaaatggccttcgatctcctcagtatatatatgtatatatatatatatacacacacacacacacacacacacacacacacacacatattatatatatatatatatatatatatattatatatatatatatatatgtgtgtgtgtgtgtgtgtgtgtgtgtgtgtttgtgtgtgtgtgtgtgtgtgtgtgtgtgtgtgtgatgtgtgtataggTAGAGTAAATGAATGGGCAAAAAAATTAGATGGGCAAGCTCTTGCCCATggagcaggctccctctctccacgcagttgatggatccaaaggaacagaATAAACCGATAAAGTTTGGCAACAGATGCATCACATGAGTTATCAAAACGACAAAAaactcccttatatatatatatatatatatatatatatataaaatatatatatatatattattatgtgtgtgtggggtgtgtgtgtgtgtgtgtgtgtgtgtgtgtgtgtgtgtatgtgtgtgtatatatattatatattaaaattatatatatattcatatttactatatatatatattttatatatatatatatatatatgtatatatataaatatataaaaatatatatatatatatatatatatatatatatatatataatttatattttatttacatacatatatatatatatatatatatttatatatatatatttatatttacatatatatatatatatatatatatatatatatataatatatgtatatgtatgtatatatacatacatacacacacacactcacacacacacacacacacacacacacacacacacacacacacacacatatatgtatatatgtatatatatgaatacatatatatgaatatatatatatattatatatatatatatatatatatatatatatatatatatatatatatatatgggatggtgcttcatgctcaaggtgatgGGAAACTATGGTTTGGTAGCTTAGATAGTGTTAAgatagtgcttgcatgccttctcacttgcagatGCCACAGCTGGCTAGCTTAGTGCGAAAAAGGAAGCAGCTCAGAGAGCCTCCTCATAGCCACCCATGGAAATTGGGTACCTTCCTGTCCTAGGCTAAAAACTGGGTACCTTGCTGTCCTAGGCTTAAAATTGGGTACCTTGCTGTCCCAGGCTAAACaatgggggatcttggagcagcaggaggccccagaggtacggactCCCTACCCCTCAGCCATCCTGGGGTTGATGGAAgactcaggggaggtgggccttgcctgtCCACCTCCCCCAAATAACTCACCGGCAGCAtctttaataaatggatatgctggggggtgGGGTGCTGTCCCTCCGACCCAGTATGtcaggtgggctgtgggtcctgttgggagggcaaatgttggggcacaggatgggaatgagGCCCGTGGGGTAAAGCCCAAGGGAATCCCACCGGTGAGAGTTAGCCCCATAGCTGACcagccccctttatttggggcagcattgacaggggtggcagaggtggtgtccacCTGAACGACCACCCGAAGCTTAACCCTAGGCAAGCTCTCTGAGTAGGCCCTTGGAACATGCTGTCCTTGTGGCAGGACAAGTGGATATCTCTGCTATAaagggaattggagtgattgggagttgaggtgactgccctctcggaggggagaagacctggtagtggcaaaTTCAGTATAGGTATGTACACCCACTACTAGTCGGGCTTTAgtgatggtcatcatctccagggagtagccatagccatctccagccgacttgagataacaccagttgatgagcgtattatggcactgagactgaggCATGCTTTGGCATTGTGTCTCTTATgactgtgtacactcctaccagTGTTTGCAAACTCCATGTGAAAAAAGTATTCTACGCCAgtctctcatctgtggcagacaatcgCCGCCAGCGACGTATTTGCATTttactgggcgacttcaatgtggtatccggctgtaatCGAGCTGGCAGCaagatgtctgtcggtctctaTTACTCGGGAGctaatcccagcagcgagaacagcctccttctccagaacTTTGCTAGGtcacagagaatgaggatttctgactcatggtatcagcactccaacctgcattgctggacatggtatagtgatacaaatactgtggccaaggagatcgaccacattcttgtctgCACTCGTTGGAGGAACCTTCAGAAATGCAGGTTTTaccgagtgccgagttctgtggcactgaccaaagGCTGGTAAAGGCTACCCTATAGGTCCAATTCAAAATCCTCGTCCCTcgagtggccactctagggtgttttacTTGGGCAGACTGAGgcaggaggagtgtgcccgtgggtttgccatggcagtctctgtcgattcacagaacttgaaaacctgatggactcaGTTGATTTGTGGGAGACATTGGAGACCACTGAAGAGTGTCCCAGGTTGGTTGGGTTAACCTATATTCAattactcagaaaaaaaaatcttacagaagaataaaaaaatattctatccCTTGGCTTACATTACTATTACAGTCTTAGTCTACttcattatgcacacacacacacacacacacacacacacacacacacacacacatatatatgtatatatatatacatatgtatatatatgtgtgtgcgtgcgtgcgtgcgtgcgtgtgtgtgtgtgtgtgtgtgtgtgtgtatgtgtgtgcataatgaaGTAGACTAAGACTGTAACAGTAATGTAAGCCAAGggatagaatatttttttattcttctgtaaGATTTGTTTTTCTGAGTAATTGAATATAGGTTATCCCAACCAACCTGGGTTTAtgtactgtctatatatatatatatatatatatatatatatatatatatatatatatatatatatatatattatatatacatatacatatatatgtgtgtgtatgtgtgtgtgtgtttgtgtgtgtgtgtgtgtgtgtgtgtgtgtgtgtgtgtgtgtgtgtgtgtgtgtgtgtgtgtgtgtgtgtgtgtgtgtttgtgtgtgtgtgtgtgtgtgtgtgtgtgtgtgtttgtgtgtgtgtgtgtgtgtgtgtgtgtgtgtgtgtgtgtgtgtgtgtgtgtgtgtgcataatgaaGTAGACTAAGACTGTAATAGTAATGTAAGCCAAgggatagaatttttttttattcttctgtaagatttttttttctgagtaattgaatacaatttttatctttatttactttcttctGAATATCAGTTCCTAGATTCaagagtttttgttgttgttgttgttgtggatggTAATTAATCTGGAAAAATACTCAAGTGAAGATAATGCAGTTTTTAACAGAAATACATAGCCATATGGCCCTCACTTGACAATCTATCTTTCTTGGCGATAAGAGAACACTCTCTActccactcacaccctttctccaacacagattttagtattctaaCTTCCCATTCCTCCCGCCCAGAATCCTTGCTTATACAGAAGATGAAACCCGAACTAAACAGCAGCAACATTATTCACTCAATAGACCTTCTTTCTCAAACAACACCCACTTTGGTTAGTTTatcatttgtatgtttatgttgcatattttttttttatattttcattacgtCTATgtacatattgttattgtttacatttacgtatatgtaattttgtatcgATTATTGTCTAACCATTTTTTTCTGTGGTTCTTAtcgacagtactgatgatggaggtctAGTTTTTGCCTTCGAAACTTTTAATGAACATGAAATTCCTCACAAAtgtgttagtctacctcttcatACTTATGATACAGCGCATGAGTGGCAAACCTATtaaagagtatatatgtatatatacatatacatatatagattggtagatagatagatatacatatacataatacacacacacacacacacacacacacacacacacacacacacacacacacacacacatatatatatatatatatatatatatatatatatatatatatatatatgtatatatacatatatatatatatatatatatatatatatatatatatatatatatatatatatatatatatatatacagacatatacatatatatatgtggaagtgtatacaaatatatatatatatatatatatatatatatatatatatatatatatatatatatatagttaacccAACCAACCTGGGCTTATGTTCTGTCTCCCGTAGTTTTATGTGCATTttgttacacatagatggctccacatgtctcagccagcaaggagtctaacAGTAGGCCATAGTGACCGATCTTGATTTTGCCTTCCCTTGAATTGgcggaaaaatgtgtttttctttttaatacaattgatatcgatgTTATATCAATGtcgattaataaattattattaagacTTGGTAACATTTAAGGCGATGAAATAACGCAAaataccctttccaaaagtcaaggaaaagggtaaacaggtgaggaaGGAAGGACTAATAACTTTGTATTCATAAATTTGTATTAGTTGGGCATGACATGTAATCTTGCCATACTTGCCAAttgagttaaatatatataaatatatgaatacatatatatttatgtatatatatgtaaatttatatatatatatatatatatatatatatatatatatatatatatatatatatatatgtgtgtgtgtgtgtgtgtgtgtgtgtgtgtgtgtgtgtatttacgtaaacatatcatcatcatcaaggggctaacgccgacgggggcgcatggccgcatccacccttcgcttccagccacgaggatccctcaaggcgagtctccaggcaggaccaTGGCCCATctgtaattcctcgcgacaggtcacgtcgagctgcccaagccatgatctcctgggtcgtcccacaggcttcctccacccagagttgtctagcagagagacaacctgatggacagggtcatccacagggaaacgagctaggtgaccatatagcctgagttggcgatcccagattatgcaagtaacaggtcccatgccagtctcacggtgtaaccgccggttggacacgtggtcctgccaactgtaccccatgatccggcgaagggacttgttacaaaaagcaacAAGGACTCCAAGAAACTacatagcgtccaggtttcgcttccatagagcaaaactggtagtatcaaggccttgaagacacgcagcttggtccttctacataggtactgacatctccaaacgctcctgttgatcgagttcatggctcctgttgccagaccaatccgtctattgacttcttggtctgacagcccagagatatggactacgctaccaaggtatgtaaaactctctcaaagtatgtaaaactcttcgccgcaagcatggatcgactgaacgggttcctctaacaggcccccaaagtcctgaatcttggtcttggtccaggagacctctaggcttaagggcttcgcctcattgttaaatgcatcaagagccgccaccagtgactccaaggactcagataggatagcaacatcgtcggcaaagtcaaggtctgagaccttgatattgcctagtgttgctccacactgactttggctagtagctctgcccattatcaagtccatacaggtgttgaaaagtgttggtgcaaagacacaaccttacctcacccctgaattaacagggaagaagttcgacagacccccaccacactttacagcactttcagtaccagtataaaggcttgctatcaggccaataatctgtgttggaattcccctgagtctcaggatctcccatagcgattcccgatgcaccgagtcaaacgccttcttgaggtcgatgtaggttgcaagcaacccacgaccaaactcacgacggcgttctacaattactcgaagcgctagtatacggtctgtcgtggacttgccaggagtaaatccagactgctccggtctctgatgcctcagtaggtggttgcggatccgtttcggaagaatgtgggcaagaaccttgccttgtatgctgagcagtgtaatgtcacggtagttgctacaatcccaacgatcccctttccccttccagagatggatgaccacgcccctcagcaggtcagggggaatggtaaacacacacacacacacacatatatatatatgtgtgtgtatgtatgtatgcatatatatatatatatatatatatatatatatatatgtgtgtgtgtgtgtgtgtgtgtgtgtgtatgtgtgtgtgtgtgtgtgtgtgtgtgtaacgcatatatatacaaatatatatgcacacacacacacacacacacacacacacacacacacacacacacacacacacacacacacacacaaacacacacacacacacacacacacatatatatatgtatatat comes from Penaeus monodon isolate SGIC_2016 chromosome 5, NSTDA_Pmon_1, whole genome shotgun sequence and encodes:
- the LOC119573517 gene encoding DNA-directed RNA polymerase subunit beta''-like, whose amino-acid sequence is MYYYLVNYIYQNFTSTSTFHQFNYKHPLQDVYIYQPLNINNYFHFNKYLYINEHFYINKHFYINKYLHFNKHFYIYIHINKYFHKKDLPSTHTSTMSSTSTSTVTSEAYVSDQLHLPQFNIYINFFIKFNYNIHYKYVYIYHHININNYFHYNTHFYIYIYIDKYFHFNKYIYINKHFYIYFHFNKYLYIYFHFNKYLLHHKHFTSKVLHKYLYINKHLYIYFHFNKHFNFNKHIHFNKHIYININKHFYIYFHFNKHFYIYIHINKYFHKKDLHVNKLPQCPQYLHVNITSECICTCQLQALLHLLPLQQVPLHQRALLHQQALLHQQALLHQQVPLHQQALLHLLHIIKHFNFNKHIHFNKHIYININKHFYIYFHFNKHFYIYIHINKYFHKKDLHVNNNFHNV
- the LOC119573518 gene encoding cell wall integrity and stress response component 2-like, whose product is MYMYLVNYIYQNFNIYINFFIKFNYNIHYKYVYIYHHININNYFHYNTHFYIYIYIDKYFHFNKYIYINKHFSTSTSTSTSTSTSTSTSTSTSTSTSTSTSTSTSTSIIKHSTSTSTSTSTSTSTQHQQAFYIYFHFNKHFYIYIHIKSLHKKDSTQQ